From the Nerophis ophidion isolate RoL-2023_Sa linkage group LG18, RoL_Noph_v1.0, whole genome shotgun sequence genome, one window contains:
- the aamdc gene encoding mth938 domain-containing protein: MTMASPEISSLSWGHMTVKGCSSAYKDCKVWPGGSRSWDWRETGTQHHPGVQPADVQEVLDRGVKLLVIGRGMDMALQVPASTLDFVAQQGVDVRVLQTEQAVAEYNKLAGQGAKVGGVFHSTC, from the exons ATGACCATGGCCTCCCCAGAAATCAGCTCCTTGTCGTGGGGTCACATGACAGTGAAAGGCTGCTCCTCCGCCTACAAGGACTGCAAGGTGTGGCCCGGCGGCAGTCGGTCCTGGGACTGGCGTGAGACCGGGACACAG CACCACCCGGGGGTCCAACCCGCTGATGTGCAGGAGGTGCTGGACAGAGGAGTAAAGTTGCTGGTGATTGGCCGAGGCATGGACATGGCCCTGCAG GTTCCCGCCTCCACCCTGGACTTTGTGGCACAACAGGGGGTGGATGTCAGAGTCCTGCAGACGGAGCAGGCCGTCGCCGAATACAACAAACTGGCCGGCCAGGGCGCCAAGGTGGGCGGGGTCTTCCACTCCACCTGCTAA